The Streptomyces achromogenes genome window below encodes:
- a CDS encoding prenyltransferase, with protein sequence MTTPRTEHLVLPGVLTAGQAAATVAGILAVQREDGAIPWFRGHHLDPWDHTEAAMALDAAGEHEAAARAYAWLARHQNDDGSWYAAYADGAHDDVTDRGRETNFVAYVAVGVWHHYLSTGDDTFLDRMWPSVYAAIEYVLRLQQPGGQIGWRRDDDGTPTADALLTGSSSIHQALRCALAIADQREEAQPDWELAAGALRHAIRRHPERFLDKDRYSMDWYYPVLGGALTGAEAKSRIEAEWERFVVPGLGVRCVVPNPWVTGGESAELALALWAMGESDRALEILQSIQHLRDADSGLYWTGFVFDDEAVWPRELTTWTAGSLLLAVAALGGHEATCAVFGGEQLPAGLEADCCA encoded by the coding sequence CGGACAGAACACCTGGTCCTGCCCGGGGTCCTCACCGCAGGGCAGGCCGCCGCGACCGTCGCCGGCATCCTCGCCGTGCAGCGGGAGGACGGCGCCATCCCGTGGTTCAGGGGCCACCACCTCGACCCCTGGGACCACACCGAGGCCGCGATGGCCCTGGACGCCGCGGGCGAGCACGAGGCCGCCGCCCGCGCCTACGCGTGGCTGGCCCGGCACCAGAACGACGACGGCTCCTGGTACGCCGCCTACGCCGACGGCGCCCACGACGACGTCACCGACCGGGGGCGCGAGACGAACTTCGTCGCCTACGTAGCGGTCGGCGTGTGGCACCACTACCTCTCCACCGGGGACGACACCTTCCTCGACCGGATGTGGCCGAGCGTGTACGCGGCGATCGAGTACGTGCTGCGGCTCCAGCAGCCGGGCGGACAGATCGGCTGGCGGCGCGACGACGACGGCACGCCCACGGCCGACGCGCTGCTCACCGGCTCCTCCTCGATCCACCAGGCGCTGCGCTGCGCGCTCGCCATCGCCGACCAGCGCGAAGAGGCGCAGCCCGACTGGGAGTTGGCGGCCGGCGCGCTGCGCCACGCGATACGACGGCACCCCGAGCGGTTCCTCGACAAGGACCGCTACTCGATGGACTGGTACTACCCGGTGCTGGGCGGCGCGCTGACCGGCGCGGAGGCCAAGTCCCGCATCGAGGCCGAGTGGGAGCGGTTCGTGGTGCCGGGCCTCGGCGTGCGGTGCGTCGTGCCCAACCCGTGGGTGACGGGCGGAGAGTCGGCCGAACTCGCCCTCGCCCTGTGGGCGATGGGCGAGTCCGACCGGGCGCTGGAGATCCTGCAGTCCATCCAGCACCTGCGGGACGCGGACTCCGGGCTGTACTGGACCGGGTTCGTCTTCGACGACGAAGCGGTCTGGCCCCGGGAACTCACCACCTGGACCGCGGGGTCGCTGCTGCTCGCGGTCGCGGCCCTCGGCGGCCACGAGGCCACCTGCGCCGTGTTCGGCGGCGAGCAGCTTCCCGCGGGACTCGAAGCGGACTGCTGCGCCTGA